One part of the Alistipes onderdonkii genome encodes these proteins:
- a CDS encoding SusC/RagA family TonB-linked outer membrane protein produces MSANPLPDISGAGFANAPSPQKGFPISGSVVDEDGNPVSGVTVVEKANPANGTVSNSNGEFSIHVPDQNSVLAFSFLGYEPQELVVGDRRILSIMLKTAAQEMEDVVVVGFGTQKKESLVSAIATVKPSELKGPTSNLTTMIGGQVAGMISYQRSGEPGQDNAEFFIRGVGSFGAGKVNPLILIDGIESSSTDLARLQPDDIADFSVLKDATASAVYGARGANGVVLVNTKSGREGKTQFNFRAENSISTNTRNFRFADNITYMQLANEAVLTRNPQSPLTYSKDKIEHTRRGDNPVLYPNNDWIDQLIKPSTMNQRFNANISGGGRVARFYLAGTFNIDNGVLRNDNGNDFKNNISLKNYSIRSNTDLQLTKTTVATVRVYAQFDDYHGPIGGGEKIFNSAMAANPVAFPAVYPQSYSPTTTHPMFGSALTPNSTGQLYTNPYAQMVSGYQVNNASTINAQIEFKQDFGFWVPGLTARAMGYTQRYSFFSTTRQYNPFYYKADLTSQGVVLTPFNDGGNASIGTPGTEYLNYNEGEKKVSTAYYGEAVINYDRTFADKHQVTGMLIGTIRHSIVGNAGTLEGSLPSRNLGLSGRFTYGFDSRYLLEFNFGYNGSERFSSNKRWGFFPSIGGGWVVSNEKFFAPLKKVISDMKLRVSYGLIGNDQIGDVNDRFFYLSNVNLNQTGDRSQVFGENFLYGRPGVETTRYANYDIGWEESRQLNLGLDMKIGGVNIIVEPYWQERSNILLDRTYIPATMGLSAKVKANTGKAKSHGVDVSVDYNKFFRSGLWTTLRGNFTYATNEITVYDEPNYPANEYYRSRLGYPFAQTWGYVAERLFVDDEEVANSPSQKFGDIPVAAGDIKYRDINGDGQITEADKIPIGFPTTPEINYGFGGTIGYKNFDLSLFFQGSARSSIFIDAGAISPFVMKTDQPGNQNGLLRVVANDHWSEDNRNLYAFWPRLSDRANENNTQVSTWWMRNGAMLRLKSLELGYNLPEKAARKIGMTKLRVYVNASNLFVISNFKLWDPEMGANGLGYPLQRVFNIGLSIGL; encoded by the coding sequence ATGTCTGCAAACCCGCTTCCCGACATTTCCGGTGCGGGTTTCGCAAATGCACCTTCCCCGCAAAAGGGGTTTCCCATTTCGGGCTCGGTCGTGGATGAAGACGGCAACCCGGTTTCTGGTGTGACCGTTGTCGAGAAGGCGAACCCGGCCAACGGCACCGTTTCGAACAGTAACGGTGAGTTTTCGATCCATGTTCCCGACCAGAATTCCGTGCTCGCATTCTCGTTCCTGGGCTACGAACCCCAGGAACTGGTCGTCGGAGACCGCCGTATCCTTTCCATTATGCTCAAAACGGCTGCACAGGAGATGGAGGATGTCGTGGTTGTAGGCTTCGGCACCCAGAAGAAGGAGAGTCTCGTCAGTGCCATCGCCACGGTCAAGCCTTCGGAGCTGAAAGGCCCGACGAGCAACCTTACGACGATGATCGGCGGTCAGGTCGCCGGTATGATCTCCTATCAGCGCAGCGGTGAACCCGGGCAGGACAATGCCGAGTTCTTCATTCGTGGCGTAGGTTCGTTCGGTGCCGGTAAGGTCAATCCGCTGATCCTGATCGACGGCATCGAATCGTCATCGACCGACCTGGCCCGTCTCCAGCCGGACGACATCGCCGACTTCTCGGTGCTGAAGGATGCAACGGCCTCGGCGGTTTACGGTGCCCGGGGTGCCAACGGCGTGGTGCTGGTCAATACCAAGAGCGGCCGCGAGGGGAAGACGCAGTTCAACTTCCGCGCCGAGAACTCCATTTCGACCAATACCCGCAATTTCCGTTTCGCCGACAACATTACCTACATGCAACTGGCCAACGAGGCCGTGCTGACGCGTAACCCGCAGTCGCCGCTGACCTATTCGAAGGATAAGATCGAACATACCCGCCGTGGGGACAACCCGGTGCTCTACCCGAACAACGACTGGATCGACCAGCTGATCAAACCCTCGACCATGAACCAGCGGTTCAATGCGAATATCTCGGGCGGCGGGCGTGTCGCACGCTTCTACCTGGCCGGTACGTTCAACATCGACAACGGTGTGTTGCGGAACGACAACGGAAACGATTTCAAGAATAACATCAGCCTGAAGAACTATTCGATCCGTTCGAATACGGATTTGCAGCTGACCAAAACCACGGTGGCGACAGTGCGCGTCTATGCGCAGTTCGACGACTATCACGGCCCGATCGGCGGAGGTGAAAAAATCTTCAATTCAGCCATGGCCGCCAACCCGGTGGCCTTCCCGGCCGTCTATCCGCAGAGCTATTCGCCGACGACCACGCACCCGATGTTCGGCAGCGCGCTGACCCCCAATTCGACGGGCCAGCTTTACACGAACCCCTATGCGCAGATGGTTTCGGGCTACCAGGTTAACAATGCCTCGACCATCAATGCCCAGATCGAGTTCAAGCAGGACTTCGGGTTCTGGGTGCCCGGACTTACGGCACGCGCCATGGGATATACCCAGCGGTACTCCTTCTTCTCGACTACCCGCCAGTACAATCCTTTCTATTACAAGGCAGACCTCACGTCGCAGGGCGTCGTGCTGACCCCGTTCAACGATGGCGGGAACGCTTCGATCGGGACGCCGGGTACCGAATACCTCAATTACAACGAAGGCGAAAAGAAGGTCAGCACGGCCTATTACGGCGAAGCCGTCATCAATTACGACCGCACCTTCGCCGACAAGCACCAGGTGACGGGTATGCTCATCGGGACGATCCGCCATTCGATTGTCGGTAATGCCGGCACGCTCGAAGGGTCGCTGCCGTCGCGCAACCTGGGGCTCTCGGGGCGTTTCACTTACGGCTTCGACTCCCGCTACCTGCTGGAGTTTAACTTCGGTTACAACGGCTCCGAGCGTTTTTCGAGCAACAAGCGGTGGGGTTTCTTCCCCTCGATCGGCGGCGGTTGGGTCGTCTCCAACGAAAAATTCTTCGCCCCGCTCAAGAAGGTCATCTCCGACATGAAACTGCGTGTTTCCTACGGTTTGATCGGTAACGACCAGATCGGCGATGTGAACGACCGTTTCTTCTACCTTTCGAACGTGAACCTGAACCAGACGGGCGACCGCTCGCAGGTCTTCGGCGAGAACTTCCTCTACGGGCGTCCCGGTGTGGAAACGACGCGTTACGCTAATTACGACATCGGCTGGGAAGAGTCGCGCCAGTTGAACCTCGGTTTGGATATGAAGATCGGTGGTGTGAATATCATCGTCGAGCCTTACTGGCAGGAACGTTCCAACATCCTGCTGGATCGCACCTATATTCCTGCGACGATGGGTTTGTCGGCGAAGGTGAAAGCCAATACGGGCAAGGCCAAGTCGCACGGCGTCGATGTGTCGGTCGATTACAACAAGTTCTTCCGGAGCGGCCTTTGGACGACGCTGCGCGGGAATTTTACCTATGCTACCAACGAGATCACAGTGTATGACGAGCCCAATTATCCCGCCAACGAATACTACCGTTCGCGCTTGGGCTATCCCTTCGCCCAGACCTGGGGCTACGTGGCCGAACGCCTTTTCGTCGATGACGAGGAGGTTGCCAACTCGCCGTCGCAGAAATTCGGGGATATCCCGGTGGCTGCCGGTGACATCAAGTACCGTGACATCAACGGCGACGGGCAGATCACGGAGGCCGACAAGATTCCCATCGGTTTCCCCACGACACCCGAGATCAACTATGGTTTCGGCGGTACGATCGGCTACAAGAATTTTGACCTGAGCCTTTTCTTCCAGGGATCCGCCCGTTCATCGATCTTCATCGATGCCGGGGCCATTTCGCCGTTCGTGATGAAGACCGATCAGCCCGGCAATCAGAACGGCCTGCTGCGCGTGGTCGCGAACGACCACTGGTCGGAGGACAACCGTAACCTTTACGCTTTCTGGCCGCGTCTGAGCGACCGCGCCAACGAGAACAACACGCAGGTCTCGACATGGTGGATGCGTAACGGCGCGATGTTGCGCCTCAAGTCTCTGGAACTCGGTTACAACCTGCCGGAAAAGGCCGCCCGCAAGATCGGTATGACCAAGCTGCGCGTCTATGTGAACGCATCGAACCTCTTTGTCATCAGCAATTTCAAGTTGTGGGATCCCGAAATGGGCGCCAACGGCCTGGGATACCCGTTGCAACGCGTATTCAATATCGGCCTTTCTATCGGATTATAA
- a CDS encoding M6 family metalloprotease domain-containing protein: MKIIDLTGRILVLLLFFLGIGQTCPAVPWEPTINQVVWQGNAKRLILLVETKERPFYTPNANEEYDRMLNGENYTGLGCAGSARQFLIDNSGGKFSPEFIVVGPLTLSKSMGYYGGKPQPGEGNDGDVGKMVIEACKMAKELHGIDFSQFDYNNDNKVDNVYLFYSGPNDTTIPTPWPHASGVAGGGLVLDGKLVDSYAISQEMASETIRGGYTTFLHEFGHTLGLTDDYSGRLGRFSIYCDGTFNGGIIPVNFNAMERLMLGWLDYEVIDREGEYTLEPLAKNKGLLLKTNNPDEYFLFENRSNSGDITPWDSYFKYGGMLVWHIDRSQNIVTWSDGSGTHSNTAMGMWGMNAPNGSPSHPCHELIEADNDNNPSSYRAGMYFPGTRQVTKLSSQTHAEFKTWAGLPVGIEIDDIRQQADGNITFTVKKSDAASLSVTVKNSAGKLQTNTYISLTPVDEVERQSVMVTRSLVASGKKITGDTGLSGICLFAEIPTGKYRIEADKEGYLIYSGYVEVMQGDNTCEITLQAVEEAGGTELKWHTGQNLQGIFFVPGQIRAAGWDSSDLSPYVGQTLRKVNIQLGGDNNVADLYVFVDDQIVYCKPMENIVANGVTTIDLSAENIVIEAGRSLKTGYLLHSAADWPSTADGGPQVDGKGGLISTDNGKTWYLSNDLGVNWVISIVLHEEVDVPVESVGFDEPEIELAVGDEMTLHANVRPLEVANRKVTWESSDEAVVSVDATGKLKALATGNAVITATSVQNPEVYGECRVHVKMSSDMVDIIPYQREVKLSWPGYNPDYRWLVSWRQKGGEDYASAPAQTETSLYIRGLQPDTEYEGSISSSDSEEATPVEFVFSTKPLTSKYAVIALDKKRFAVGEAAPLVVSNIACDDYTITWKLNGTTLDGDEHVFAEPGTCELRAEVTFDDGTTDVLIKELEITK; this comes from the coding sequence ATGAAAATCATCGACTTGACAGGCAGAATCCTCGTCCTGCTGCTATTTTTCCTCGGCATCGGGCAGACATGCCCCGCCGTCCCCTGGGAACCGACCATCAACCAGGTGGTCTGGCAAGGGAACGCCAAACGGCTCATCCTGCTCGTGGAAACGAAAGAGAGGCCGTTTTACACACCCAACGCCAATGAAGAGTACGACCGGATGCTCAACGGCGAGAACTATACGGGCCTCGGCTGCGCAGGCAGCGCGCGGCAGTTCCTGATCGACAACTCCGGCGGGAAATTCAGCCCTGAATTCATCGTCGTAGGCCCCCTCACGCTGTCGAAATCCATGGGATATTACGGAGGGAAGCCCCAGCCCGGCGAGGGAAACGACGGCGACGTAGGCAAGATGGTCATCGAAGCGTGCAAGATGGCCAAGGAACTGCACGGCATAGACTTCTCCCAGTTCGACTACAACAACGACAACAAAGTCGACAACGTATACCTCTTCTACTCGGGGCCCAACGATACCACGATTCCCACCCCGTGGCCGCATGCGTCGGGCGTAGCCGGTGGCGGCCTGGTGCTCGATGGAAAGCTGGTCGACAGTTATGCGATCTCGCAAGAGATGGCGTCCGAAACGATCCGGGGCGGTTATACCACCTTCCTCCATGAATTCGGACATACGTTAGGGCTCACGGACGATTATTCGGGCCGCCTGGGACGCTTCTCGATCTACTGTGACGGAACGTTCAACGGCGGGATCATCCCGGTCAACTTCAACGCCATGGAGCGATTGATGCTCGGCTGGCTCGACTACGAGGTGATCGACCGGGAGGGCGAATATACGCTCGAACCGCTGGCTAAAAACAAGGGGTTGCTGCTGAAGACCAACAACCCGGACGAATATTTCCTCTTCGAAAACCGGAGCAACAGCGGCGACATCACCCCGTGGGACTCCTATTTCAAATACGGGGGAATGCTGGTGTGGCACATCGACCGCTCCCAAAACATCGTGACCTGGTCGGACGGCAGCGGCACACACTCGAATACCGCCATGGGCATGTGGGGCATGAACGCCCCGAACGGCTCGCCTTCACACCCCTGCCACGAGCTGATAGAGGCGGACAACGACAACAACCCGTCATCCTACCGCGCCGGCATGTATTTCCCGGGCACCCGGCAGGTCACAAAGCTCAGTTCACAGACTCATGCGGAATTCAAGACCTGGGCCGGGCTTCCGGTCGGGATCGAAATCGACGACATCCGGCAGCAAGCCGACGGCAACATCACTTTCACGGTGAAGAAATCCGACGCGGCATCGCTCAGCGTGACAGTAAAAAACAGCGCAGGGAAATTGCAAACCAACACCTACATCAGCCTCACGCCCGTCGACGAGGTCGAGCGTCAATCGGTCATGGTCACCCGGAGCCTGGTAGCCTCCGGAAAGAAAATAACCGGAGACACGGGACTGAGCGGGATATGCCTGTTTGCAGAGATACCCACAGGCAAATACCGGATCGAAGCGGACAAGGAAGGCTACCTGATATACTCCGGATACGTAGAAGTAATGCAGGGTGACAATACCTGCGAAATCACTTTGCAGGCAGTCGAGGAGGCCGGCGGGACGGAGCTCAAATGGCATACGGGACAAAACCTGCAAGGCATATTTTTCGTCCCGGGACAGATCCGGGCGGCGGGCTGGGACAGCAGCGATCTCTCCCCGTATGTGGGACAGACCCTCCGGAAAGTAAATATCCAGTTGGGCGGAGACAACAATGTCGCCGACCTGTACGTCTTCGTCGATGACCAGATCGTATACTGCAAACCCATGGAAAATATCGTCGCGAATGGCGTGACGACCATAGACCTCTCGGCCGAAAATATCGTCATCGAAGCGGGCCGAAGCCTCAAGACGGGCTACCTGCTGCATTCTGCCGCGGACTGGCCTTCGACGGCCGACGGCGGCCCGCAGGTTGACGGCAAGGGCGGCCTTATCTCGACCGACAATGGCAAGACCTGGTACCTGTCGAACGACCTTGGGGTCAATTGGGTAATCTCGATCGTCCTGCACGAAGAGGTCGACGTTCCCGTGGAAAGCGTCGGATTCGACGAACCCGAGATCGAACTGGCCGTGGGTGATGAAATGACCCTGCATGCAAACGTCCGGCCCCTCGAAGTCGCCAACCGCAAAGTGACCTGGGAGAGCAGCGACGAGGCCGTCGTATCGGTCGATGCGACCGGGAAACTAAAGGCGCTTGCCACGGGCAATGCCGTCATCACGGCGACCTCGGTACAAAACCCCGAGGTATACGGCGAGTGCCGGGTTCATGTGAAAATGAGTTCCGACATGGTCGACATCATTCCCTACCAGCGGGAAGTGAAATTATCCTGGCCGGGCTACAACCCCGACTACCGATGGCTGGTAAGCTGGCGGCAGAAAGGAGGCGAGGATTACGCCTCGGCACCCGCGCAGACCGAGACCTCGCTCTATATCAGAGGGCTACAACCCGACACAGAGTACGAAGGGAGCATCTCATCCTCCGACAGCGAGGAAGCCACGCCCGTCGAGTTTGTATTCTCGACGAAGCCTCTAACATCGAAGTATGCCGTAATCGCCCTCGACAAAAAAAGGTTTGCCGTCGGGGAGGCCGCACCGCTGGTCGTCTCGAACATCGCCTGCGACGACTACACAATCACCTGGAAACTGAACGGCACGACGCTCGACGGGGACGAACACGTATTCGCAGAACCCGGCACCTGCGAGTTGCGTGCCGAGGTCACGTTCGATGACGGCACGACCGACGTATTAATCAAAGAATTGGAAATCACGAAATAA